In Crinalium epipsammum PCC 9333, the genomic window ATTAGATGTGATGTATTCCAGTAAAGAACTCATGACCAGCAGTGCAAAAATACAATTTTATCATCTTTGCGGATTTCTCATTTTGTTTTTTGGAGATGTCTAGGCTACAAGCAAGAATTAGCAAGTGTGAAAACAGATAACGGAACTGAGTTACTGCGACTAAGTTATGGGGAAACGGCTAATATACTACGCATCAATCGCGGCTTAAAACGTTCTCAAGAGAGGGGATTTAAACTCGACCAAAAAACAGGTGCTTGGGGCGAACAGAAAAGCGATTCTGTAGCAGAAAATTTGCAAACAGAAATCAATTTAATGGTTAACGATACCTGCAACATCTTAGTTATTGACCCTGTAAATATTGGTACAGGAGACAAAGAAGCTTTTTTAGCAACTCTTCAATATGCCTTAGAACGTGCTATTCAAGCAGTGTACAAACTAGAAGAAGATGAGCTTGGCTCAGAACGTCTAGGGAAAGGGGGATACTTACTATTTTGGGAAGCAGCAGAAGGAGGCGCAGGAGTTCTTTCTCAAATTCTTGAAGACCCTCAAGCTTTTAAAAAAATTGCTAAGACTGCTTTAGATATCTGCCACTTTCAAGAAATTAAACAAAGCTGCACCAAAGCTTGTTACGAATGTTTACTGTCCTACGGCAACCAATTTGACCACCCTTTTCTAGACCGTTACTCAATTCACTCTTGGTTAGAACAATTAGCCTCAAGCACTATTCATCGTCATAATTCTGGTGGCGATCGCGAACAGCAGTATAAACAGTTGAAAAGTCAGACTGACCCTAATTCCCAATTTGAACGGGAAGTTCTTTCTGAGATTTATCTTCGAGGATTGAAATTACCAGATGCCACCCAAGAACTGATTGCAGAAGCCAACTGCAAGCCGGACTTTCTTTATAAAGAAGCTCGGTTAGCTATCTTCTGCGATGGCTCTGTTCACGACTCTCCCCAACAGCAACAGCAAGACCGCATCGACCGCGACAACCTTAGATATAATGCTGGCTATGGTGTATTAGTATTTTGTTACAGCCAAGACTGGCGATCGCAGTTAGAGATGTTAGCTTCGCTGATTTAATAAGAACTTTTTTGCAGCATCATTTTAAATTGGTGTTGGCAGAAAACTGGTACATGAAAAGCTACAGGCGAATGGATAGTTAAAATTTGCTGCCATAGAAACTGGGTGGAAATATTATACTGTGAAGCGATCATGATGGCTAGGTTTAAGAAAATATCAAGCACAAAGTTCAATTGCTTTGATCGACATCTGATAGTAGTTTTTTGCTTACAGTTTCATTGTTTGGCAGCAATTAACTTGAGTCTAAGACGGGGCTGGGCTGACAAACCGTTAAATACATTTAGGAATACTTTATCCGATGAAGAACAGCTATCTCTTATCGTTTTGTTGCTTGATTACAGGGGGAACTCTGACGTATTTCCTTTACACCTAATACCAAATCCTGCTTGAATACCCCCTTTATCTTCTTTCTCTTTCTTCGCGTCCTTTGCGTCTTCGCGGTTCATTTAAAAAGGGGGTAACTAACCCGGATTTGGTATAAACAGTTTAGGGTTCGTTTGGGCTTGAACTTTGTTCAAGTCCCTCAGCACAAGTTGCTGAGGGACAAAACAGCACTCCCCTGTCAAAGCCATTATTAATATTAATCAATCCCGGTAATGGGACTAGGGCGATCTCTCCTCAATCAGAGGCTGGGTCAGATAAGCACTCTGCTTCAAAAAGGCGATCGCCTTCTCCAGTTTTTACTTCAGTCCAGACTGTTCCTTACTCTTGAGCCTGTCATTCACAAACATAGCTGTGATTTTAGAACCGTCAAGATTTTCCCAAACAAAGGTTGCTGTTGTTGCAGAGCGGCTAACCTCAATACCTCGGTACAAGATTGACCGCACCTCCGTTAAAGACATTCCTGGTTTTAGCTGTTCGTACTCTGCACGACCGAAGCGACCGAGTTCTGGTTGGACAGATTGTTCATGCTGCTTGGAATCAAAAGCAGTTTTAACGAAACCATACATAAAACCTGAACCAAGCATAACCCCCAGTGAAAGGGCAACATTCATTAGTGAGCGAACACGACGATTTACTATTTGTCGGGAAGTCATCAGTAACTCCTAAATTCAATTTGTTTCATGACTTTGAGTTTAGGAATTGCCAAATCGAAATTAAATTAGGGGAAAATAGACTTAAATAGAAATAAATCGGCTATAGGTTTAATGAAGTGGATTACTCAGCCAATCCCTCAGAACAGCAATTTCGGTTCTTAGATGCAATGGCAACACAGTTCAATTTTGGAAGCGATACATTAACTGTGTTTTTAAATCGTTTTGATAAAGCAAATCGCAATCAAGATAATTTTTCATTAGCAATCAAGGTTGTCTGGAACCGAATTCCTGAAGATAAAACTCAAAAATTTCAAGATGAGTTAACAAAAATTTGTCAGGTATTGGAGGAGAACGGCTGCTCCATTGAAAAATCAAAGCGAGGTAGACAACCTAAAGGTAAAAGTCCTTGGGAACAGGCTTATAAATGGTTATGGAATACTAAATTTATTGAATGGCAGCAAAGTCAAAAGGAACTTGCCCAGCCTATAAACTGGCAGGCTGTCAGTCAAGCGATGCTGGAGGAGCAACTGCGGCTCACTACCAACCCGCTAACGAGCTGCGAGGGAATTAGTTATCGAACCGAACAGGTGTATGTGCCGCTGGGATTGGTGGAGCGCAAGCGGCAGACTCGGCGACGAGAGGATGTGCCTCCAGAGCAGGGTTCATTGCTGTACGAAGAAACTGAAATTACCCAACGCTTTGAACACGAGCAGTTTCTCGAACAGGTATTACAGCAGGGACAAAGTCCCAAGAGTCGGGGGAAGCGCATTGCCATCATTGGCGAACCGGGAGTGGGAAAAACGACGCTGTTGCAGCAGATTGCCAAATGGGTGGGTAAGCAGGGAGAGGGAGCAATCGCGATTTGGGTGTCGCTGGCAGATTTACGAGGGCAAGAACTAGAACCGTATTTGTTGGGACGATGGCTGCAAGCTGTTGCCTGGAATCTGGGACAAGCGGAAGCCTCTTCCCAAGTTAAGGATGCCTTTGTTGCTCAGTTTCAGCAGGGGCGAGTGTGGCTGTTGCTGGATGGGGTAGATGAAATGCAGGTTTCATCGGGCAATCCATTGAGCGAGATTTCGCGGCAGGTACGGATGGGAGGATTGCTTTCGCAGGCGCGAATTGTGTTGACTTGTCGGTTGAATCTGTGGGATGGCAACCGTAATGGGCTGGATACGTTTGACACCTATCGCACGCTGGAGTTTTACTATCCGCACCAAGTGGAGCAGTTTGTTAGACAGTTGTTTGGGGCGTTGTCAGGGGGGCAGGTGGAGCAGGCAGAACGATTGTGTGCGGTTCTGAAGGCACCTGGGAAGGAACGAATTCGGGATTTGGTGAAGAATCCGCTGCGGCTGACGCTGTTGTGTTTCAACTGGTATTTGGGGGAGGGAACACTGCCGGAGACGAAGGCAGGGCTGTATGAGCAGTTCGTAGCAGATTTTTATGAGTGGAAGCCGGAGCCGTTTTCGACAACAGCAAAGCAGCGGAGGCAGTTAAATGCAGCGTTGGGCGAGTTGGCGCGGGAGGCGATTGATAAGGAAGAAACTCGGTTTCGGCTGCGGCATGACTTTGTGTGTGAGTTTTTGGGTGAGCCAGATGAGGAAGGTTCGCTGTTTTGGTTGACGTTGCAGTTGGGGTGGTTGAATAAGGTGGGGATGGATGCGGAGAATCGAAAAAAGGCAGTTTATGCGTTTTTTCATCCCACGTTTCAGGAGTATTTTGCAGCGTTGGTGATTGATGATTGGCACTATTTCCTGAATCATATTCCTGAGAATCCAGGTCATCCGGATGCAAGATATCGGATTTTTGAGCCACAGTGGAAGGAAGTAATTTTACTCTGGTTTGGTCTTTCTGACGTCGGAAATCAAAAAAAAGAAGATTTTAGAAGAAAAATAATTGAATTTAAGGATGAATATGGCGAGTGGGAAAGTTTTGCTAAAGTAGATAAAGGGTTTTATGAATATCAAGCTTATTTTTTAGCTGCTGCTAGTATTGCCGAACTTTACAACGAATCTTGTGCAAATGAAGTCATTAAATCACTCATCAAATGGAGCTTTGGTTATTGTAACCAACAAGAGGGGGAATGGATAACATTTTTCGAGCCTATTGCGGAGGACGCAAGAAAAACACTGATAGAAATCTCATCTTCAAAAGTTGTCGGAGATTTAGTCAACTTATTGGAAGACTATGATATTAAATGGGAAGTTAAAATCGAAGTAATACAAACTTTAGAAAAAATCGGAATATACAACGATGAAGTCATCAAGGCTATCGTTAACTTAATTGAGGATGCTCGAAGTAAATTAACTTGCAATCCCAGCAATAGTACATGGGAAGATAGATATGGTATACAACAAGTAATAGATTTAACCAATGAATCAATATTGATGCTATCAGCTAAATCTTTAGCAAAAATTGATATTAATCCGAGCCGAGGGATTAATTATTTACAGGAATTAATCACTTATTCTAAAACTGAACGAACTCAAATCCTTGCTGCTGGTGACTTAGCAGAAATTCAACCGAATAATAAGTTTGCTTTAGATACCCTAAAAAAGTTAATAACCTATTCTGGTATCCTAACAAAAAAACAAGCATTTATAGGCATATTAAAAATTGATAAAGATTTTATAGTTACCAACAAAAATTTGTTTGGCAAAATTTCAAGTGTGAAAGAAGTTCTAGGTTTTGAAATAGCTATTGATGTACTAGAGCTATTATCTGAAAATCAAAGTGCAATTGATGTTCTAATTGATATTATTCAAAATTCTTTAGATGAGTATCTTCGTTGGGAAGCAGCTATCTATTTAGGTAAGTTGGTTAGGAAACAACCAAATATAGTTAACAAACTCATAAAATTAAATCAACAATACCACTCAAAAAAATTAGGCAATATTCAATCTAATTATCTTTGTATTGTATACATCAATAATAATAAAGAGGAAATTTCTACTTATATTACTTTATTAAAGCCGTTACTTTATGATGCTGAAAATAAAGGGGATAAAACCACTACTTTTCAAATAACTTATATATTAAGTGAAATAGAAGAAGGAAAAGAAATAGCAATTTATGCCTTATTAAGGTCGATTAAAAAATTTCCTTCTTATTGGAAGGCGGAAGAAGCAGTTACTAGACTGAAAGACATTTGTATAGGCATTGATATTAATAAAATTTTAATATTCTTAAATGAAGAAATATTGAAGAAATTTCAAAATAGTAATGAAGAAAAGTTTCAGTATTGCTATGAACTTCTTTGGCATTGTAGCAGAAATATGGATTATCTAGATTTTTATCATGCTTGTAATCCCGAAAAAGCTGAAAAAATTACTATTGGTAATTCATCACTTACTCAAAAATTAAACTTTAGTCAATTTTTCTCAAAAATTAATTTGGCTTTTGCTAATGAGCCAATCCTCAATGCTAAAGTACAGCTTGTGTGCATTGACATAAATATTAATTTCAACGATTTAGATATGCTTGCTGCTGATATCTACGCTCAAATGGTAAAGCAAGGTTGTCCAGAGTGTCCACAAGATAGACCTACTACATTTCCGAAATTAAGTATATATTGGAAGCTAAATTTGGAAAATCTAGAAAAACCAGTGGCACTATTATTTTATAATTCAGAAAATGTTAATCAATTTAGGAAAGATTGCCTAGCGCCACTAAGTACCTTTGGGGGTGCGATCGCAATCATAACCGATCAACCCTGTGAGAACGTAGAAACCATATCACCAAATCATCCAGATATCATTGATGCTGTTTTAAAGTGGCTGAGACGAAGGATACTAGAAGCTTAAACAGTAATTTGAGGTGGAAGTGCGATTGCCCAGTTTTTGGGTTTAGGGTAATTACCCAGAAAGAACAATGTTCATTGCTAGAGATTGCTAAATAGAGCTTTAAGTTAGCAATCAGTTATCAGCCATCAGCATTAATTGGTGACTGAATTATTATATAACCCACATTCCGCACTTCATTTAGTATTATTTTTTGTAGTATATGACACTTGGGCAACTTGGCGATCGCATAGGTCTAAAAACTTGAATTTTTCTTTTCTCTGTAATCGCCAAATTGCCCAAAATATAGGTTTTTAACATACTACAAGTTGAAGTGCGGAATGTGGGATATAAAAGTTTAGTGAAATTTCATCGGAATTATGAGGCAGTAAATGGGCGGGCCTAAATTTGTGCGTTTTTTCTCACCAGTCATCAATGCCTTGAAAGAGTTGGGCGGTTCAGGTCGTCCTTCTGAGGTGCGGGATGTTATTGCTCTTCGGTTAAATATTTTTGAACAGGATAGAACAGATTTACTTGATGGCGGTGCGCCACGTTTTAATAATGAAATTGCTTGGGCTAGATTTTACCTTGTCAAAGCAGGGTTTGTTGATTCTTCAAGACGCGGTGTCTGGAGCCTGAGCGATAAGGGTAGAGC contains:
- a CDS encoding Zn-binding domain-containing protein; amino-acid sequence: MKTDNGTELLRLSYGETANILRINRGLKRSQERGFKLDQKTGAWGEQKSDSVAENLQTEINLMVNDTCNILVIDPVNIGTGDKEAFLATLQYALERAIQAVYKLEEDELGSERLGKGGYLLFWEAAEGGAGVLSQILEDPQAFKKIAKTALDICHFQEIKQSCTKACYECLLSYGNQFDHPFLDRYSIHSWLEQLASSTIHRHNSGGDREQQYKQLKSQTDPNSQFEREVLSEIYLRGLKLPDATQELIAEANCKPDFLYKEARLAIFCDGSVHDSPQQQQQDRIDRDNLRYNAGYGVLVFCYSQDWRSQLEMLASLI
- a CDS encoding NACHT C-terminal alpha/beta 1 domain-containing protein, whose product is MLSAKSLAKIDINPSRGINYLQELITYSKTERTQILAAGDLAEIQPNNKFALDTLKKLITYSGILTKKQAFIGILKIDKDFIVTNKNLFGKISSVKEVLGFEIAIDVLELLSENQSAIDVLIDIIQNSLDEYLRWEAAIYLGKLVRKQPNIVNKLIKLNQQYHSKKLGNIQSNYLCIVYINNNKEEISTYITLLKPLLYDAENKGDKTTTFQITYILSEIEEGKEIAIYALLRSIKKFPSYWKAEEAVTRLKDICIGIDINKILIFLNEEILKKFQNSNEEKFQYCYELLWHCSRNMDYLDFYHACNPEKAEKITIGNSSLTQKLNFSQFFSKINLAFANEPILNAKVQLVCIDININFNDLDMLAADIYAQMVKQGCPECPQDRPTTFPKLSIYWKLNLENLEKPVALLFYNSENVNQFRKDCLAPLSTFGGAIAIITDQPCENVETISPNHPDIIDAVLKWLRRRILEA